TTTCTGACTTGCTAAAGCTACAAAAGCTTTATCGCACTCTTCCCCTTGATGAAAAAAACGAAATCACTAAGACATTATCTTTTTTATTCGATGCTTTTGAAAGTTGGCTTTCTAAATTTCAACGTTCACGCTTTCTTTCAGAATGTCTTAACTCCTATAAAGGGTTACTTTCTCTTCCCTTGCAGTCAAAGCATTTAATGTCTTTATTTGTGACTTTGGCGCATCACTTTGAGAATCAAAAGAACGATAGGGTTGAAACCGCGCACCGCTTTTTCCTAAAGCACATATTAAATCTAACCACGGAAAGAGTGGATATCGAAGAAAGCCTTTTTAAAAAAATTATTGGAAAAGTATCCTTAAAGTATGTCGATATTCTTTTTGAAGCTGCCAAAATCAATCCCTGCAAAGTCAACGTTTTTGAAATCAGCAAAACGGATAAAGTTAAACCAACTCATGCACTAGCACTCTTTTCTTTACTTTTAAAAAGCCTTTGTTTTTTTAAAAATAACCCGGAAGCTCTAATAGAACCCCAAAAAAACTGTAGAAATAAAAAATTTTTGAGACATCAAGAGGTGTCTGTTTGGTTAATAAGAAAACAGCCTTCCAACAAGATCAAGAATCCTTATATTAACCCTTCAAATATTTATGTGAACGAAATTGGACTCCCGGCTTCTATAGTTTCCTATAGCCCGGGGGTAACAAGAACAAAATCATTATCAATAGAGGAATCCCAAAAATGGATAGGGCTTATAGAAAATTCTTCTCGGCCGGAATATGACACCATTCCCTTTTTTCTTTTTTATAAGATTGAAGAAACTTTTTTTCCAAACGCTTCTTTAACCCAAAAAACTTATTTCGAAGATTTTGCCTGTAACTTAGGGCTATCTACAGCTGAAGTTCTTTTCTTTTTAAAAAATCCAAAAAGCTATTACTGGTTTCCTGAAAGTGTTCAGCTTTTAGACGACTTTAATTATTTAGAAGCCTTTGACAAGCTTGTGGAAGGCTCTCAAAATGAAAAGAAGTCCAAAAAACGTAAGGAGCCGCCTTCAGTCAAAAAAACTAGAGAACCAAGCGGAAAAAGAATTAAGGAGGCAGATCAGTCCATAGAGCTCCCCAAAGTACCGAACTATGTGGATAATTTTAGTCCTGTCAGCACCTCCTCAAATTCCATGGCTTGCTACTTTAGACATAAACAATTTTTTGACAAAGCTATGGCCGCATTAGAGTCTTTTAATGAAAGGGGGTGCCAATCTCCTAAAGAAATGGCCCCAATTTTGGTTCAGCAACCAGTCACGCTTAATCAAAGTCATCCTCGACGAGCTCAAAATCAAACTCAAGCAAGCTATGGTTATTATCTCCAAAAAACTATAGAAACGTCCCTTTCTCAAAAATTTTCTTTAGAAACACAAAATACGCATCCAGTTAGGGGATTTCAAAATATTGGCAATAGCTGTTATATCAATGCTGCTCTTCAAATCCTGAATCATATTCCTTTTTTTAGAAACTCTATTAATAACCAAAAATATCTTGACTTACCAACGATTTTAGCAAGCGATATTCATGCAACGCTTAGAGCACCGGGAATAACCCTTGATCTCTCTAATCTAAATGCCTTCATCAATAATATTCAAAAGCAAGGAAGCGATAGAGAACCTGTAGATCATTCTGAATTCTCAAAACCCGCAAATTCAATTGCCTTGAAGTATCTTGTAAAAAAAGCTTTCATTGAAAAAGGAATTTTAGATAGCCTAAAGGAAATTTTCCGCTTATATAGTGCAAAAGTTTTCCCTGAAGGCTCTATAATTCAAAGTATTTCGCACCTAAGGTCTTATTTATTCCAAACAATTTACTATCCTGAGACTAATTTAGAGTCTATGCAAGACCCTGTGCAAGTTTTAGAAAAAATCTTTTTCTCTTTAAATATGCACACCACCCTTATCAAAGAAAAATTTTCATTAGGGGGGAAAATTCGGCTTGGACAACGTGAAGAACAGCTCTCAACTATCCTGCAGCTTTCTTTGCCTCCGGATTCCAAAAACCTAACTCTCCAAGAACTTATCGATTTGAATTTTTCTAGAGTTGTTTTGCATGATGATGACCCTCTTAGAACCCTATCTGAAACAGGGGAAATATATGAATCCAAAGATTGGGAAGAAGAGTACTCTCTTGAAAATCCGAATACAAAATATTTAGTATTCCAATTAAAGAGGTATTATCAAACAACTGAAGGAGAATTTCATAAAAATAGCAACTTATTCACACCTTCTAAAGTTCTTAATCTAGCAAGAGCTTTTAAGTCAAAAAATCCAAAGTTTTATCAGTTAAAAGCTGCCATTTTGCATGATGATTATGGCTCAAATAAAACTAACTTTGGACACTATACTTCACTTGTTGAAATAAAAGGTGATTGGCATCTCATGAACGATTGGAAAGTAACACGGCTTCCCTTCCCGGAAAAGATGTTAAGCGAAAGTTATATTTTCGTTTTAGAAGCCGTTGAATAACCTTTACCCAATCCTATAGATTAAAAAGGTTTTATCAATCTTTTAATATAAGAGAAAAGGAACTCAAGATTTCATAAAAATCGATTCAAAATTTTTCATCGATGAAAAAAAATGACTCTCCAAAAAAAATATTGGGTTTTAGATACATTTTTCAAGAAAATAAATTAATAATATTCTCTAAAGACATTTATTTTATTTCTGTTATAATGAATGTTTTTAATTAAAATCATTTTTATTTTTGTTAATTATTATAAAACTATAGATTTATGTCCCTTTTATGAATCCATTGCCTACCTCGGATATTAATAGCGCCTCAGGGCAGCTTTCTTCTTTTTTTGATAAATTAACTACGCTTTTAGAAACTCAAAATGAATCCCTTTATCAGGAGCTCGATCAAAAGGTAAGAGAGACTGCAGTCTCAATTATTGAAGCTCCTCAGGCTTCAAAAACTTCCCCTGTTCTTTTGAGTTATCCTGATCCTATTTCCGACCCCAAAACTTTAGAAGCCCCTCAAGCTTTAAATACTTCCTCTGTTCTCTTGAAGTACCCAAGCACCCTTGAAGGACTAAGAACTTTTTATGAATGCCTCTCGCCGGAAGAAAAGAAAGTTATGCGTTCTTCCTTTTCGTACTTGATCGAGGGTTTTAAAAGCTGGCTCTCTGAACTTCATTGGATTAAAGAATCTTTTATTAAATTTAACCTTGAAATACATGGCGGCGATTTTTCATTTTCGATTCATGGAGCCCCTATGGGAGCTCTTTTAAGCAATTTAATAAAACCCTTCGTCAAGCAAAACACCGTAGCTTCTAGAGGAGCCCTTTACTTCTTCCTAACAAATATTCTAAAAATAACTGATAAATCAGAGCCTGTTTTTTCAAGCCGTGAAAAAAATTTAGAGCTTATTCATCAAACCTCTCCTTACTTTAAAGAATTTATTTTATCTATTTGCAAAAAGAATGAGTCTTTCAAACCTTTTAAAAGATCATCAACCCCTGCAGTAATTGCCTTTATGACTCTTGCTAAAGGAACTATTAGCTACTTTTCAAAGTCCATAGAACATTTCTTTCAAGACGATAAAGAGATTCTCTGCAACACCGAAATGCCGGTTTGTTTGATTCGAAATGGAATCTACCTGGAAAATGTTAATGTTTATTTTAATGAAGTGGGTTTTCCAAGCTTTTGCGACTTCAACTCTCACAATAAATTCGACATTCTCATCCAAGACCCCTCAACTAATCGAGTAAGGGCAACCCCTGATGTTTTAAAAAAAATTGCTCTCGCATTAGAAAATAACCAATTCACAAATAAATGCCTTATCGTTATTTACGCACACCCTATTACAGAAGTAAGTCCTCCGATAGCGAAGCCCTACTTTGAGGTATTTGCAAAAAACACAAGCCTTGTTACATCCCGGGTGGTTGAGTGTTTAAAAAACGCAAGTACCTTAGCCTGGTATGAAACTAGAATAAGCAGTTATCCATATGAATCATTCTCAGATATCATTAATACCCATTATCACCAAGAGCGTCGTCCCGAGCCTAAGAAGCTTCAAAACGATAACACTATTCAAAGAAGAGAAGTTAATGATTTCAGGATGTTTGTCTCTTTTGGAGAATTCAAGACATATTTTCTAAACTTAAACACGCAGGATAATGAAAAAGTCAGACTGCTGCTTTCAGCATTTTTTAACTTATATAACCTTTGGTTACTAGATTCTAATGCGATTTCTTACTTTAAACATTGTTTTGAAATTTTTGGCGGTCATATAGCTTTCTCTTTACATGGTAAAGCAATTTTTTCCCTTTTAGAGAAATCCTTCACTGTTTTGCAAGGAAATAATACCTTCGCCACAAGATCTGCGGCCTATTATTTTTATAGACACGTTTTAAGAATTACGGATGCATCGGATTCTGAATTGTCTAGCTTTGAAAACAATTTAATTGTATTGCGAAGCATTTCTCCCTCCTTCACTAATATTGTTTTGCAAGCAGCAAAGAACAATCCGATC
This genomic window from Criblamydia sequanensis CRIB-18 contains:
- a CDS encoding ubiquitin carboxyl-terminal hydrolase yields the protein MEDLHGIFGFSSPTYSVEDFEYSPIEYSQKVEDIAAVAYGSLYQIEELNNPSPSLDGRAVKQRTYALPKNTIELQSLYNSLSIEEKKKFTETLHYLFNYYEKWVQEEDSKVSIFNSIQAHGGTLAFSLDSPFIEDLLEPLAQTFKEKDHPLIDSAYTFFLRCVLRISNAPFPVYSYRDQNLDFLKSISPSFAEIVDRISQENEFPRCEKDYFNEDHAIAMRLLLKKNIIFFKNNLHALLQPRVEGQAKLLKDTVVTVCLLKKCASRNADYHKVTKEKNTVDIYSDNFFVAFDENGFPSSFKHFNGNNNFIRKHLSKHSLLEIDRLSKTVISDETRKELANYLLDPKKAQSCEILLLFHKTEEVCISPFLETSYHYEDLALNTGIKTSEVLYFLKNPLSPNWKAKGVNIPSFRPINPNSPKVSDLLKLQKLYRTLPLDEKNEITKTLSFLFDAFESWLSKFQRSRFLSECLNSYKGLLSLPLQSKHLMSLFVTLAHHFENQKNDRVETAHRFFLKHILNLTTERVDIEESLFKKIIGKVSLKYVDILFEAAKINPCKVNVFEISKTDKVKPTHALALFSLLLKSLCFFKNNPEALIEPQKNCRNKKFLRHQEVSVWLIRKQPSNKIKNPYINPSNIYVNEIGLPASIVSYSPGVTRTKSLSIEESQKWIGLIENSSRPEYDTIPFFLFYKIEETFFPNASLTQKTYFEDFACNLGLSTAEVLFFLKNPKSYYWFPESVQLLDDFNYLEAFDKLVEGSQNEKKSKKRKEPPSVKKTREPSGKRIKEADQSIELPKVPNYVDNFSPVSTSSNSMACYFRHKQFFDKAMAALESFNERGCQSPKEMAPILVQQPVTLNQSHPRRAQNQTQASYGYYLQKTIETSLSQKFSLETQNTHPVRGFQNIGNSCYINAALQILNHIPFFRNSINNQKYLDLPTILASDIHATLRAPGITLDLSNLNAFINNIQKQGSDREPVDHSEFSKPANSIALKYLVKKAFIEKGILDSLKEIFRLYSAKVFPEGSIIQSISHLRSYLFQTIYYPETNLESMQDPVQVLEKIFFSLNMHTTLIKEKFSLGGKIRLGQREEQLSTILQLSLPPDSKNLTLQELIDLNFSRVVLHDDDPLRTLSETGEIYESKDWEEEYSLENPNTKYLVFQLKRYYQTTEGEFHKNSNLFTPSKVLNLARAFKSKNPKFYQLKAAILHDDYGSNKTNFGHYTSLVEIKGDWHLMNDWKVTRLPFPEKMLSESYIFVLEAVE